In the genome of Methanobacterium spitsbergense, one region contains:
- a CDS encoding glycosyltransferase family 2 protein, whose translation MKDNEHMIKKLRRTPLKDYPKKIRNKINLKLKEKGIISNRQHRSFRDFSGFLANSLISPMVYAPFREQDKRCFATMENITRHLTSLSLNRENKSLVSVIMPVYNRIDTVKYAIDSVLHQSYTNLELIIIDDGSDDGTKELLDKIKDERVIILYNQTCKGVSYARNQGLRTANGKYIAYLDSDNIWDSRYLAAMIGAFIQLPNAEVVYSGQLLFKGNGKKPFAVRFGSFNKSLLTNRNYIDINALCHTHELYKRIGCFDETLIRLVDYDLIIRMAETSQMYSIPVLLSHYYYDKAQNTITNSSGYVEYLEIVREKRNERLKDYAASSIDDLKFLNDHDNRKISIIIPSYEALDDLRECIDSILTINVNNQLEIIVVDNSSSRPVIDYLDQMASSGQIKLLKNDINYGFTYAVNQGIDLAGNDNDILIMNNDAILTLNAVSAMHNAAYELPDCGIIVPQQVLPGCTKTINEHVPFAYPQYECDVNLSAAHANIINVPVFHSGRVVELSFAPFFCVYIKREVLDKSVGLDPEYGRHYRSDRIFCNYIRHMMNLKIYYVEKAVVFHKLQKSTDDLRGKQDRDANFDIMFHKNQWDPQLSAKLGYDTPVWDF comes from the coding sequence ATGAAAGATAATGAGCATATGATAAAAAAACTCCGGCGAACACCCCTTAAGGATTATCCAAAGAAAATCAGAAATAAAATAAATCTAAAGCTTAAAGAAAAAGGGATAATATCAAACCGTCAACACCGAAGTTTTAGGGATTTTTCGGGGTTCCTTGCAAATTCACTCATATCTCCAATGGTATATGCACCATTCCGTGAACAGGATAAAAGATGTTTTGCTACCATGGAAAATATAACACGACATTTAACATCCCTTTCATTAAACAGAGAAAATAAGAGCTTGGTGTCTGTGATAATGCCAGTTTATAACAGGATAGACACAGTAAAATATGCTATTGACTCAGTTCTGCACCAATCCTACACCAATCTAGAGTTGATAATAATAGACGATGGTAGTGATGATGGCACCAAAGAGTTACTGGATAAAATTAAAGATGAAAGAGTTATAATACTATATAACCAAACATGTAAAGGAGTTTCTTATGCCCGTAACCAAGGACTTAGAACTGCAAATGGAAAATATATAGCTTACCTTGATTCTGATAATATTTGGGATTCAAGATATTTAGCCGCAATGATCGGGGCTTTTATACAATTACCCAATGCTGAAGTTGTATACAGTGGTCAACTCCTCTTTAAAGGCAATGGAAAAAAACCATTTGCGGTACGTTTCGGAAGCTTCAACAAATCCCTATTAACCAATAGGAACTATATCGATATCAATGCCCTCTGCCATACACATGAGCTTTACAAACGCATAGGATGCTTTGATGAAACATTGATCAGACTTGTTGACTATGATCTGATAATTAGAATGGCTGAAACATCTCAAATGTACTCTATACCTGTGCTACTTTCACATTACTATTACGACAAAGCACAGAATACAATTACCAATAGTTCCGGTTATGTTGAATATTTAGAAATTGTACGTGAAAAAAGAAATGAGCGTTTAAAGGATTATGCTGCATCATCAATCGATGATTTAAAATTCTTAAATGACCATGATAATCGTAAAATCAGCATTATTATTCCTAGTTACGAAGCACTTGACGATTTACGTGAGTGTATTGATTCTATCTTAACGATAAATGTTAATAATCAACTGGAAATTATTGTTGTCGATAATTCTTCAAGCAGACCAGTTATAGATTATTTGGACCAAATGGCCTCTAGCGGACAAATCAAACTTTTAAAAAATGATATTAACTACGGATTTACTTATGCAGTTAACCAAGGTATTGATCTTGCAGGAAATGACAACGACATTTTAATAATGAACAATGATGCAATCCTAACACTAAATGCTGTTTCTGCCATGCATAATGCCGCATATGAATTACCAGATTGTGGGATTATCGTTCCACAACAAGTTTTACCAGGATGTACTAAAACAATAAATGAACACGTTCCCTTTGCATATCCTCAATATGAATGCGATGTAAACCTATCTGCAGCCCACGCAAATATTATCAACGTACCTGTTTTTCATTCGGGAAGAGTAGTAGAACTAAGTTTTGCCCCATTTTTCTGTGTTTATATTAAACGTGAGGTATTGGACAAATCAGTTGGTTTAGATCCTGAATACGGCCGTCATTACCGTTCAGATCGAATATTCTGCAACTACATAAGGCACATGATGAATTTGAAGATTTATTATGTTGAAAAAGCAGTCGTATTCCATAAACTACAAAAATCTACTGATGATTTACGGGGCAAACAAGACAGAGACGCAAATTTTGACATCATGTTCCACAAAAATCAATGGGATCCACAACTATCAGCTAAACTTGGTTATGATACTCCTGTATGGGATTTTTAA
- the rfbC gene encoding dTDP-4-dehydrorhamnose 3,5-epimerase: protein MGKFKFRETSIADVYVIEPTVFGDERGYFMETYHKDEFKEAGLDMEFVQDNQSRSVKGVLRGLHFQHTKPQGKLVRVIKGEVYDVAVDLRKNSTTYGKYVGVRLSESNKLQFYVPEGFAHGFVVLSDEAEFTYKCTDFYDPEDEGGILWNDPDIGIVWPIGSEEIVLSEKDENWKTLKETPTNY, encoded by the coding sequence ATGGGAAAATTTAAATTTAGGGAAACATCCATAGCAGATGTTTATGTCATTGAACCAACAGTCTTTGGAGATGAACGTGGTTATTTCATGGAAACCTATCATAAGGACGAATTTAAAGAAGCAGGCCTTGATATGGAATTTGTTCAGGATAACCAGTCAAGATCAGTTAAGGGTGTTTTAAGGGGACTTCATTTCCAGCACACCAAACCACAGGGCAAACTTGTAAGGGTTATCAAAGGAGAGGTATACGATGTTGCTGTCGATCTTAGAAAGAACTCTACCACATATGGAAAATATGTTGGGGTTAGACTTTCAGAATCCAATAAATTACAGTTCTATGTACCCGAAGGATTTGCACACGGATTTGTGGTACTATCAGATGAAGCAGAATTTACCTACAAATGTACAGATTTTTACGACCCAGAAGATGAAGGAGGAATACTCTGGAATGACCCGGATATAGGTATTGTATGGCCGATAGGTTCAGAAGAGATAGTCCTGTCAGAAAAGGATGAAAATTGGAAAACCTTAAAAGAAACACCGACCAACTATTAA
- a CDS encoding galactosyltransferase-related protein: MIKNLIRKQIKKTDIVKGLEEEKKELTNKVNQLQIENNNFKSQVNNFLESRETIKIEIADLIRQNKNLNDRVMNFFKSREAVQKEIAQIKTENKALKNKLKSFNNYKTENELLIVENDSLKKYIQLQKFDTDGDFSKLTIIIPYRKTDNSDRQMNEDITLRYLKTVGVQNIIVSEHSDGSNRKFFMDNYAHLFKSFEFIHINANGQLFNKAKAINSAVIQSKTPYITIHDLDCLAKKKNINMALVLLEIGFDVVHPFDKYITEIVDKEKFRKSYDFKSGILPEVRTKADGGIVFFNKCSFISMGMANEYFSGWGGEDNEMVIRADICRLKRYRIDDTLYHLYHHRPKKRIKNNWDQIEKTLQYSNKLHCQNDVNKWPWVIEAKKSIIGTLNNF, from the coding sequence ATGATCAAAAACCTTATCAGAAAACAGATTAAAAAAACAGATATCGTTAAAGGTTTAGAAGAAGAAAAAAAAGAGCTTACAAATAAAGTTAATCAGTTACAAATAGAAAATAATAACTTTAAAAGTCAAGTTAACAATTTTTTAGAATCAAGAGAAACAATTAAAATCGAGATAGCTGATTTGATTAGGCAAAATAAAAATCTTAATGATCGTGTTATGAACTTTTTTAAATCAAGAGAAGCAGTTCAAAAAGAAATAGCCCAAATAAAAACAGAAAACAAAGCTCTTAAAAACAAATTAAAATCTTTTAACAACTACAAGACCGAAAATGAACTGTTGATAGTTGAAAATGATAGTCTTAAAAAATATATACAATTACAGAAGTTTGATACTGATGGGGATTTTAGTAAGTTAACAATTATAATTCCATATCGAAAAACAGATAATTCTGACCGTCAAATGAATGAGGATATAACTTTAAGATATCTAAAAACGGTTGGGGTACAAAATATAATAGTATCTGAACATTCAGATGGATCAAATAGAAAGTTTTTCATGGATAACTATGCACATCTATTTAAATCATTTGAATTTATTCATATTAATGCTAACGGACAATTGTTTAATAAAGCGAAAGCAATAAATTCGGCTGTAATCCAATCTAAAACTCCATATATTACAATACACGATCTAGATTGTTTGGCCAAAAAGAAAAATATTAATATGGCTCTAGTTTTATTGGAAATTGGTTTTGATGTAGTTCATCCATTTGATAAATATATAACAGAAATAGTTGATAAAGAAAAATTTAGAAAAAGTTACGATTTTAAATCGGGGATATTGCCAGAAGTAAGGACGAAAGCTGATGGGGGTATAGTTTTTTTTAATAAATGTTCTTTTATTTCTATGGGAATGGCAAATGAATATTTCAGTGGTTGGGGTGGAGAAGATAATGAAATGGTGATAAGAGCAGATATTTGTCGGCTCAAAAGGTACAGAATAGACGATACATTGTACCATCTTTATCATCACAGACCTAAAAAAAGAATAAAAAATAACTGGGATCAGATTGAGAAAACACTTCAATATAGTAACAAGTTGCACTGTCAGAACGATGTTAATAAATGGCCTTGGGTAATTGAAGCCAAAAAAAGTATAATAGGAACATTAAACAATTTTTGA
- a CDS encoding UDP-glucose dehydrogenase family protein, with product MKITIVGTGYVGLVTGACFSEMGNTVYCIDIDDGKVEDLKNGKIPIFEPGLEELVSKNIESGNLFFSTELSIGLNNSNICFIAVGTPMGEDGSADMQYVLEAAREIGQLISHDLIVVNKSTVPVGTADMVKEVIKSEMAVRSVEFKVEVVSNPEFLKEGAAVSDFMRPDRVVIGSDDEDVIETMKELYSPFTINHERFITMDVRSAEMTKYASNAMLATRISFMNEMANICERVGADVNFVREGIGSDRRIGYSFLYPGCGYGGSCFPKDVKALIKTAQDNGYESTILKGVESVNEKQKFSIVTKIIKRFGEDLQGKTFALWGLAFKPETDDMREAASVVIIKSLIELGAKIKSYDPKAMDAAKEYYFADNPNISFYNNKYDVVEDVDALILVTEWKEFRSPDFDKIKEMIGKRIIFDGRNQYNKNILEKMGFEYYQIGNYG from the coding sequence ATGAAAATTACAATTGTTGGAACAGGTTACGTTGGATTGGTGACTGGTGCATGTTTTTCTGAGATGGGAAATACTGTTTACTGTATTGATATTGATGATGGTAAGGTTGAGGATCTGAAAAATGGTAAGATCCCAATTTTTGAACCTGGTTTGGAAGAGCTTGTATCAAAAAATATTGAATCTGGTAACCTTTTCTTTTCAACTGAACTAAGCATAGGACTTAACAATTCCAATATCTGTTTTATTGCTGTTGGAACTCCAATGGGTGAAGATGGAAGTGCAGATATGCAGTATGTGCTGGAAGCCGCCAGGGAAATTGGACAATTAATTTCACACGACCTCATAGTTGTTAATAAATCAACAGTACCTGTTGGAACTGCGGATATGGTTAAAGAGGTGATTAAAAGTGAAATGGCTGTTAGGAGTGTTGAATTTAAAGTTGAAGTGGTTTCAAATCCTGAATTTTTAAAGGAAGGAGCAGCTGTTTCTGACTTTATGAGGCCTGACAGGGTTGTTATTGGTTCAGATGATGAGGATGTTATTGAAACCATGAAGGAGCTTTACAGTCCATTCACCATCAATCATGAAAGATTTATTACCATGGACGTTAGAAGTGCTGAAATGACCAAGTACGCATCCAATGCCATGCTTGCAACCCGTATCTCATTCATGAATGAGATGGCCAATATTTGTGAGAGAGTTGGTGCTGATGTTAACTTTGTCAGGGAAGGTATTGGAAGCGACAGAAGAATAGGTTACAGTTTTTTATATCCAGGATGTGGATATGGTGGCAGCTGTTTTCCAAAGGATGTTAAAGCCCTGATTAAAACAGCCCAGGATAATGGTTATGAATCCACAATTTTAAAGGGGGTTGAATCTGTTAATGAAAAGCAAAAATTTTCCATTGTAACCAAAATAATCAAAAGGTTTGGTGAGGATCTCCAAGGAAAAACCTTTGCTCTATGGGGCCTGGCATTTAAACCAGAAACAGATGATATGAGAGAAGCTGCATCTGTTGTTATAATAAAAAGTTTAATTGAACTAGGTGCTAAAATCAAATCCTACGATCCCAAGGCCATGGATGCAGCCAAGGAATATTACTTCGCAGATAACCCCAATATCAGCTTTTATAATAACAAGTACGATGTTGTGGAGGATGTTGATGCCCTAATTCTTGTGACTGAATGGAAGGAATTCAGAAGTCCTGATTTTGATAAGATAAAGGAAATGATTGGGAAAAGAATAATTTTTGATGGAAGAAATCAGTACAACAAGAACATCCTGGAAAAAATGGGCTTTGAATATTATCAGATAGGTAACTATGGATAA
- a CDS encoding glycosyltransferase: MNRFWDIIMHPIIEKVDAKYIVEIGSDTGINTKNILEYCKDHDAHMTAVDPSPRFDVNGYKAEYGEKFEIFKDLSLNKLSQLKDYDVILVDGDHNWYTVYNELKTIERNFFNKKFPIVFLHDIGWPYARRDLYYNSENIPETYRQPYKKLGILQGKPDLQEEGGLNSDLNNAVSENTPKNGVLTAIEDFIEESDLNYSFVNIKALFGLGILYPKDKIIDKIVKNTIQSVDLVDFLEKERVKMVIKRSDQRTQIQHLNDEKSKLFSKVDKFSKKVEKISKDRTQLSKRLNQLEIEIDRLNKDLIESESQNKLLEKQLEEAKEEASEERRKYIKKVGLLEDTLSEHENELEYRSNKYRSFRQRMVSKFPFLYMLMYLPKTGFRNTLINRKGYHAIKNKCLVDTGYYLKNNQDVKLTGKDPIIHYIYNGFREGRKPNPTFEGEEYLNKHKDVKNSNLNPLVHYALYGIKEKRKNQEKMGLVKKKTTEIKGEIHFTRNVLIIGFLAVIGEYSPREALIEIDNKKFSVMCDEYRADLEKNGVNNGYHSYTLNVPPQLLDGEKHTLRLFDKATGKLIASEKRTFSQPRRYRDLSGYLGNSLVSPIVYVPFLEQDKRVFASMENITRYLTNLSESYGDLPLVSVIMPVYNSIETLQAAVNSILNQTYKNIELIIIDCGSDDGSYELTEKFQDENVILIRNPEFKEPSQARNLGLTAVHGKYIAYLDPNNIWDNRYVAAMMGAFKEHPDADAIYSGQLLFKENGKNPFAVRFGSLNRSLLENRNYMDINALCHTSDLYKSIGGFDESLGHYTDWDWILQISNNAQMYSVPVILSQYYCKGITDDKTDKDGKYLKMFREKQAKRKEQARLDRINSPLPVENNLSIIIPSYESLEDISECIESILELNASEWIEIIVVDNASSRPVLDYLSGLALEGKIKLIENDTNYGFTFAVNQGIASSEPGNDILLMNNDAMLTPGAIEIMQNAAYKLPDCGIIVPQQVLPKGSKTLTEHVPFANPQYECDVNLSWLFDNMINIPISYSGKFVELNFAPFFCVFIKRDVLDNSVGLDAEFGRHYRSDRIFCNYIRHVMKLKIYHVTDAVVYHKVQKSTDELRERSKDDFEIMFQKNQWHDELAEEFGYKKPLWDF; the protein is encoded by the coding sequence ATGAATCGTTTTTGGGATATTATAATGCATCCAATTATCGAAAAGGTAGATGCCAAATATATCGTTGAAATAGGTTCTGATACGGGTATTAACACGAAAAACATCCTGGAATATTGTAAAGACCACGATGCCCACATGACTGCTGTAGATCCGTCCCCCCGTTTTGATGTCAATGGATATAAAGCAGAATATGGTGAAAAATTTGAAATTTTCAAGGATTTGAGTTTAAACAAATTATCACAACTTAAGGACTATGATGTCATTTTAGTTGATGGTGATCATAACTGGTACACAGTCTACAACGAATTAAAGACAATAGAAAGGAATTTTTTTAATAAAAAGTTTCCAATAGTATTTTTGCATGATATTGGATGGCCTTACGCTAGAAGAGACCTTTATTACAATTCTGAGAATATACCTGAAACTTACAGACAGCCCTACAAGAAGTTGGGTATTCTTCAGGGAAAACCGGACCTTCAAGAAGAAGGAGGTTTAAATTCGGACCTCAATAATGCTGTTTCCGAAAACACTCCGAAAAATGGAGTTTTAACTGCTATTGAAGATTTTATAGAAGAATCAGATCTTAATTATTCTTTTGTGAATATAAAAGCCCTTTTTGGACTGGGAATTCTATATCCCAAGGATAAAATAATTGATAAAATTGTTAAGAATACCATTCAAAGTGTTGATCTGGTGGATTTCCTTGAAAAAGAAAGGGTCAAAATGGTGATCAAACGTTCGGATCAAAGAACACAAATACAGCATCTAAATGATGAAAAATCTAAACTATTTAGCAAAGTAGACAAGTTTAGTAAAAAAGTAGAAAAGATTAGTAAAGATAGAACTCAACTATCAAAACGCTTGAATCAGCTGGAAATTGAAATTGACAGGTTAAACAAAGATCTTATAGAATCTGAATCACAAAACAAATTGCTTGAAAAACAGCTGGAAGAAGCTAAGGAAGAAGCTAGTGAAGAACGTAGGAAATATATTAAAAAAGTGGGTTTATTAGAGGATACTCTATCTGAACATGAAAATGAACTTGAATACAGAAGTAATAAGTATAGATCATTCAGGCAGAGAATGGTTTCAAAATTCCCTTTTCTTTACATGCTAATGTACCTGCCGAAAACAGGATTCAGAAACACCTTGATAAACAGAAAAGGATACCATGCAATTAAAAATAAATGCCTGGTTGACACGGGTTATTACCTCAAAAATAATCAAGACGTAAAATTAACAGGCAAAGACCCAATAATCCATTACATATACAATGGATTCAGGGAAGGAAGAAAACCTAATCCCACATTTGAAGGTGAAGAATACCTCAATAAACATAAAGATGTTAAAAATTCCAATTTAAACCCACTTGTACATTATGCACTCTATGGAATTAAAGAAAAAAGAAAAAATCAAGAAAAAATGGGATTAGTAAAGAAAAAAACCACAGAAATAAAGGGAGAAATACATTTCACTAGAAATGTTTTAATCATTGGATTCCTTGCAGTAATTGGAGAATATTCTCCACGGGAAGCTCTTATAGAAATAGATAACAAAAAATTCAGTGTTATGTGCGATGAATATCGTGCAGACCTTGAAAAAAATGGTGTTAACAATGGATACCACTCTTATACATTAAATGTACCACCACAATTGTTAGATGGTGAAAAACATACACTTAGACTTTTTGATAAGGCAACAGGAAAATTAATTGCCAGTGAAAAAAGGACATTCTCACAACCTCGACGTTACAGGGATCTATCAGGATACCTTGGAAATTCACTGGTATCTCCAATTGTATACGTTCCGTTCCTTGAACAGGATAAAAGAGTTTTTGCAAGTATGGAAAATATCACAAGATATCTAACAAACCTATCTGAAAGTTATGGGGATTTACCACTGGTTTCAGTTATAATGCCGGTTTACAATTCAATTGAAACTCTGCAGGCAGCTGTTAATTCTATTTTAAACCAGACTTACAAGAACATAGAATTAATTATTATAGATTGTGGAAGTGATGATGGTTCTTATGAACTTACAGAAAAATTCCAAGATGAAAATGTTATCTTAATAAGAAATCCAGAATTTAAGGAACCCTCCCAAGCAAGGAATCTGGGACTAACAGCAGTACATGGGAAATACATAGCATATCTAGATCCTAACAACATATGGGATAACAGATATGTGGCTGCCATGATGGGAGCCTTCAAAGAACATCCGGATGCAGATGCAATCTACAGTGGACAACTTTTATTTAAGGAAAATGGAAAAAATCCATTTGCTGTTCGTTTTGGAAGTTTAAACAGATCATTACTGGAAAACAGGAATTATATGGATATAAATGCTCTTTGTCATACATCTGATCTTTACAAGTCCATAGGAGGGTTTGATGAAAGTTTGGGTCATTATACGGATTGGGATTGGATATTACAGATATCTAATAATGCTCAGATGTATTCTGTTCCAGTTATACTTTCACAGTACTATTGTAAAGGTATTACAGATGATAAAACCGATAAAGATGGAAAGTATCTAAAAATGTTCCGGGAAAAACAGGCGAAACGCAAAGAACAGGCAAGATTGGATAGAATTAACTCACCATTACCAGTTGAAAACAATTTAAGCATTATAATACCCAGTTATGAATCTTTAGAGGACATATCGGAATGTATTGAATCAATTCTTGAATTGAATGCAAGTGAATGGATTGAGATAATAGTGGTTGATAATGCATCGAGCAGACCGGTTTTGGATTATCTGTCAGGACTTGCATTGGAGGGTAAAATTAAACTAATAGAAAATGATACCAATTATGGCTTTACCTTTGCAGTGAATCAGGGTATAGCGAGTTCAGAACCCGGAAATGATATACTATTAATGAATAATGATGCAATGCTAACACCTGGTGCAATTGAGATCATGCAAAATGCAGCATACAAATTGCCAGATTGTGGCATTATTGTACCACAGCAGGTTCTGCCAAAGGGTAGTAAAACACTCACAGAACATGTTCCATTTGCAAATCCTCAATATGAATGTGATGTCAATCTTTCATGGTTATTTGACAACATGATAAACATACCAATCTCTTATTCAGGCAAGTTTGTTGAACTTAATTTTGCACCTTTTTTCTGTGTATTCATTAAAAGAGATGTGCTTGACAATTCTGTAGGATTAGATGCAGAATTTGGACGTCACTATCGTTCCGATCGTATATTCTGCAATTATATACGCCATGTAATGAAACTTAAAATATATCATGTCACTGATGCTGTAGTGTATCATAAAGTACAGAAATCGACTGATGAACTGCGTGAAAGGTCAAAGGATGACTTTGAAATCATGTTCCAGAAGAACCAGTGGCATGATGAATTAGCAGAAGAGTTCGGCTATAAAAAACCATTATGGGACTTTTAA
- a CDS encoding accessory Sec system protein Asp2 has protein sequence MGLVEIIKSKEDVHKAGRDLKYLFCEKKGSDKLIVTFPGFNTETGAFRYRYVRTLKDVNAHRLFLLDEFGTRGCYLLGENRNFSVETAVMSLINTIVKKYDIKIENVIMQGSSKGGWMALYFGIKYRFGHVIAGGPQTKMGDFLIHDVEIVPGEEIHFFSKVKVADYIAGGHEKEDIKYLDSLLFNLIYDSPENFPNIYIHVGKGDFHFERHITPFTQELDKNHIKYQLNIENYVEHNDLEFFYPAYLLKTLKSIDKRLI, from the coding sequence ATGGGATTAGTTGAAATAATTAAAAGTAAGGAAGATGTTCATAAAGCAGGTAGAGATCTTAAATATTTATTTTGTGAAAAAAAGGGATCTGATAAACTTATTGTAACCTTCCCCGGGTTTAATACTGAAACCGGTGCATTCAGATATAGATATGTTAGAACTTTAAAGGATGTGAATGCTCACAGATTATTTTTACTTGATGAATTTGGTACAAGAGGTTGTTATTTACTGGGTGAAAATCGAAATTTTTCTGTAGAAACAGCTGTAATGTCTTTAATAAACACGATTGTTAAAAAATATGATATAAAAATTGAAAATGTTATAATGCAAGGATCTTCTAAGGGAGGATGGATGGCATTGTACTTTGGAATTAAATATAGATTTGGACATGTAATTGCTGGAGGCCCACAAACAAAGATGGGAGACTTTTTAATTCATGATGTTGAAATAGTACCCGGCGAAGAAATCCATTTTTTCAGTAAAGTAAAAGTAGCTGATTATATTGCGGGAGGACATGAAAAAGAAGATATCAAATATTTAGATAGTTTACTTTTTAATCTAATATATGATTCACCAGAAAATTTTCCTAACATATACATACATGTTGGCAAGGGAGATTTCCATTTTGAGAGACATATCACCCCTTTTACACAAGAATTAGATAAGAATCATATTAAATATCAATTAAATATTGAAAATTATGTAGAACACAACGATCTAGAATTTTTTTATCCAGCATATCTTCTTAAAACATTAAAATCCATTGATAAAAGACTTATTTGA
- a CDS encoding CgeB family protein, which translates to MSIWSKLKFKVSKTRLRQIKNSIQDDIDSIKYRSVNIYDDKSKHSIDTKQINTKFILDKIDNNTLFSNEPLKIAFIVTEEGEIASAGDYFTAIEFGEFLKKLGWHISFIPHHGQGYWYHIPDDVDVVISLLDRYDPNRIKSLNQSLIKIAWPRNWFDRWVSHPSFKKYDMVFAPSKTAQEYINKFSNKKPILLPLATNPNRFNENIPQNQEYLCDYCFTGSYWNDPRDIIEMLEPDNIPYKFNLYGKNWDKIPKFKKYYHGFIPYSKLPEVYASTKIVIDDANRATKKYGSVNSRVYDALACGALVITNGKKGALETFKGKLPVFNSNKELNYQLVYYLSNEDERRAKIEELQEFVLEKHTYANRAETLEKNLVTYLSTLNPQ; encoded by the coding sequence ATGAGTATATGGTCTAAATTAAAATTTAAAGTTTCAAAAACCCGTTTGAGACAGATTAAAAATTCCATTCAAGATGATATAGATTCAATAAAATATCGTTCAGTAAACATATACGATGACAAATCAAAACACTCCATTGATACAAAACAGATAAATACAAAGTTTATATTGGACAAAATAGATAATAATACATTATTTTCAAATGAACCCTTGAAAATTGCTTTCATTGTTACTGAAGAAGGAGAAATAGCCTCTGCAGGAGATTATTTCACAGCAATTGAATTTGGGGAATTTTTAAAGAAATTAGGTTGGCATATAAGCTTCATACCACATCATGGCCAAGGGTACTGGTACCATATTCCAGATGATGTGGATGTAGTTATATCACTCTTGGACAGATACGATCCAAACAGAATCAAATCTTTAAACCAATCATTGATTAAAATAGCATGGCCTAGAAATTGGTTTGATAGATGGGTTTCACATCCAAGTTTCAAAAAATATGATATGGTTTTTGCACCTAGCAAAACTGCTCAGGAATATATAAACAAATTCAGTAACAAAAAACCAATATTACTACCACTTGCTACCAATCCAAACAGATTTAATGAAAATATTCCTCAAAACCAAGAATATTTGTGTGATTACTGTTTCACAGGTAGCTACTGGAACGATCCAAGAGATATCATTGAAATGTTAGAACCCGATAATATCCCTTACAAATTCAATTTATACGGTAAAAACTGGGACAAGATCCCTAAATTCAAGAAATATTACCATGGATTCATACCATACTCAAAACTCCCAGAAGTATATGCATCAACCAAGATAGTAATTGACGATGCCAACAGAGCAACAAAAAAATATGGATCTGTAAATAGTCGGGTATACGATGCATTGGCTTGTGGAGCATTAGTAATTACCAATGGAAAAAAAGGCGCACTAGAAACTTTTAAAGGAAAATTACCAGTTTTCAATTCTAATAAAGAATTAAATTACCAATTAGTATATTATTTATCCAATGAAGATGAAAGAAGAGCAAAAATTGAAGAACTACAAGAATTTGTACTCGAAAAACATACATATGCAAATAGGGCAGAGACTCTTGAAAAAAATTTGGTAACATATTTATCAACATTGAATCCTCAATAA